The segment GCAGGCGGTCGTGCGCATCGTGCACGGCGCCGCCGATGCTCCCACCGTGGCGATCGACGTCGGCAACGACGGCACCCCCGAGATCACCGGTTTCGCGCGCTTCGCCGAGACTGGTCCGGCGGGTGTCGCGCTGCCGGCGGGTTCGCCGCTCGCGGTCGGCATCTGGGCGGGATCCCCCCTGGCCCGCGTGACCGCCTTCACGACCCCGGCGCTGCCCGAGGCCGAGATCTTCCTGATCGCCACCGGCCTGCTCGGCTCGTCTGCGAGCGCGCAGGACGGTTTCGGCCTGCTGGCCGTCGGACCGGCGGGCACCGTCGGCCTGATCCGCCAGAACCCGGTCGTGTTCGTGCTGCACGCTTCGCCGGACGCTCCGGCCGTCGACGTCTTCGTCGGGGGCACCGAAACCGAGCTGGTGGACGGTCTGTCCTTCGGCGAACTCTCTCCCCCGGTCCAGGTGCCCCCGGCGTCCTATTCCCTGGACGTCAAGGTCGCGGCCGGCGGCGCCCTGGCGGCCACCGTCGCGACGCCCGCCCTCGTGGCCGGCGAGCGCTACCTGGCCGTCGCGTCGGGTTTCGTGGCCGCGGAGGGGATCGAATTCACCCTGCTGGCCTACGCCGACGACTTCGGGAGCGCCGGGGATCCGCTGGTCCGGGTGGTCCACGCCTCGCCCGACGCGCCGGCCGTCGACGTGGGCGTCTGGAACGGCGCGACGCTGACCCCGGTCGGCGCCTTCACCGACCTGGCGTTCGGCGAGGCCTCGGCGCCGGCGGGCACGGCCCTGCCGGCCGCGGCCTTCACCATCGGCGTCGCCGCCACGGGCACCGGCACGCCCGCGGCCACCTTCGACCTCGCCCCGACGGCCGGGCTGCGCGCCTTCGCCGTGGCGGGCGGGTCGCTGGCCGGCACGGGCGAGTCCTTCCGACTGCTGCTGGTGGTGGCCTCCAGCTACCCGTGGCAGGTGCTCGAGGTGCTGCCGAACCCGTAACGCGGCGGCCGATCCACGAGAGGGCCGGACCCGTCGCGGGTCCGGCCCTCGACCTTTCCCAGCCGTTCGCCGCGCTCCGCGTCTTGCGCGCTTGCCGGTAGCCGTCGCCGTGATAAGCTGACCCCGATCCTGGAACGCACGACGAGCGCGTCCCCGCGGACGCCGGCGAAAGGCACGTCATGTCCCGTCTCACCCAGCGCCGCCCGACGAAGGCCGCGCAGCCCCCCGGCACCGTCGAGTACGTCGGGAAGCACAAGGTCGAGAACGTCGGGATCACGGTCCTCGACTACGGCCCCGCGAGCTGCCGGGAATCCACGCCCGGCACGCTCGCCGAGCTGCTCCCCCACCGCGACAGCGAGTCCGTCACCTGGATCGACATCGACGGGCTGCACGACACCGCGCTGCTGCAGGGCCTCGGGGCGCACTACGGTTTCCACCCGCTGGTCCTCGAGGACGTCGTCAACACCCACCAGCGCCCGAAGCTGGAGGACTACGGCGACTACCTGTACATCGTGGTGCGGATGCTGAGCTACGACGCCGAAAAGCGGGAGCTGGGCAGCGACCAGGTCAGCCTGCTGCTGGGGAAACGCTACGTGTTCTCGCTCCAGGAAAGCTGGGGCGACGTCTTCGACCCCGTGCGCGAGCGGATCCGCAACGGCAAGGGGCGCATCCGCGGTCACGGGCCGGACTACCTGGCCTACGCCCTGCTGGACGCGGTGGTCGACAACTACTTCGTGATCCTCGAGCAGCTGGGCGAGGAGATCGAGGAGCTGGAGACCCTGCTCGTCGAGAATCCCCGGCCGGAGCAGCAGCAGGCCGTCCACCAGCTGAAGCGCGAGATGATCCTGCTGCGCAAGAGCGTGTGGCCGCTGCGCGAGGTCCTCTCGGGCCTGGAACGCACGGAGTCGGAACTGCTGCAGACCGAGACCCGCGTCTTCGTCCGCGACGTCTACGACCACGCGGTCCAGGTCATCGACGTGGTCGAGTCGTTCCGCGACATGCTGTCGGGCCTGCAGGACCTGTACCTCTCGAGCATCAGCAACAAGATGAACGAAGTCATGAAGGTGCTGACGATCATCGGCACGATCTTCATCCCGATCACCTTCCTGGCGGGCGTCTACGGCATGAATTTCACCCACTTCCCGGAGCTGAACTGGAAGTGGGGCTACGCCGGCTTCTGGGCGGTCTCGCTGGCCGTCGGCGGCGTCATGCTGTCGTTCTTCCGGCGGCGCAAGTGGCTGTGACGACGGGCGCGTGCAACCCCGGCCCGCCGGCTGCGTCGGTAGCGCGCAACGTGCCCGCGCCGACGCCCCCGCAACCCGAGCTCTGGAGATCGACATGCGACGCCTGCTGCTGGTCCTGACGCTGATCGCCGCCCCGCTCACCGCCCTCGCCGGCCACGAGGCGGGCGCCCGCTTCGACGTGGGCGTTCCCCAGGGAGATTTCGCCGACAACCTGGAGGACCCCGGCTTCGGCCTGGTGGGCCACTACGCCTGGAGCCCCGCGCCGGCCTTCGCGGTGGGCGCGGGCCTGGGCTTCATGATCTACGGCAGCGAGACGCGCGTCGTCGAACTGCCGCTGGTCGAGGACGTGGACCTGACCACGACCAACAACCTGGCCGCCTTCCACCTCCTGATGCAGCTGCGGGCGCCGCGCGGCCCCGTGCGCCCCTACCTCGAGGGCCGCTTCGGCGGCCAGTACCTCTGGACGGAGTCGAAGCTCGAGGACCAGGGCCGCTGGGACGACGACGAGGTCGGCAAGGAAGTGAACTACGACGACTTCGCCCTGGTCTACGGCGGCGGCGGCGGCCTGCTGATCGGCCTGCGCTCGCCCCGGCCGACCGACCGGAAACCCTGGGCCATCGACCTGGACGTCAAGGCCCTGTGGCTGTCCGGCGAGAAGGCCCACTACCTGACCGAGGGCGACATCGACCTCGTCGGCGACCGGCCCGTCTTCGATCCCTCGGAGTCGGAGACCGACCTGCTGCACGTCGAGGTCGGCGTGAACATGCGCTTCTGAAACGAATCGAGCCGACGATGAAGATCAGGACCGCGCCGTCGACGACGGCGCTGATGCTGGCGCTGGCGACGGCGGGCTGCGGCGGGCGCGAGGCGCCGGTCGATCCCGCCCACCTCGCCGAGGTCGAGTCCCGGCACGCCGCGCGCATCGAGCGCCTGCGCGACGAAGCGGGATGGCTGACCCTCGTCGGCCTGCACCCCCTGCGCGACGGCGTCAACACGGTGGGCTCGGCCGAGGACGCGGGCGCGCGGCTGCCCGCGACGGCGCCGGCGCGCCTCGGCGTCGTCACCGCGGACGCGGCGGGCTTCGCCTTCGCGGCCGACCCCGACCTCGACCCCGGGGCCCGCGTCTACCAGCTCGTCGACGGCGACACCGTCGCGGTGACGTCCGTCGCCATGGCGCCGGACGTCCCCGGCCCGCCGACCGTGCTGCGCACGGGATCGCTGCTCTTCCAGGTCATCGTGCGCGGCGGCCGCGGCTTCCTGCGCGTGAAGGACCGCGAGAGCGAGGTCCGGCGCGGGTTCACGGGCATCGAGCGCTACCCGGTGGGCGGGCGCTGGCGCGTGACGGCCCGGCTCGAGCCCCACGACCCCCCGCGCGGGGTGATGGTGCCCGACGTGCTGGGCAACCTCGAGGAGTCGCCGAGCCCGGGGACCCTGGTGTTCGAGCTGGAGGGCCGCGAATGCCGGCTCACGCCGATGGGCGGTCCGGGCGAGGAGCTGTTCATCGTCTTCGCCGACGCGACCAGCGGCGACGAGACCTACGGCGGCGGCCGCTTCCTGTCGGCCGACCCGCCGCGCCCCGACGGGACCGTCGTGCTGGACTTCAACCTGGCGACCAACCCGCCCTGCGCCTTCACGCCGTACGCGACCTGCCCCCTGCCCCCGCAGGGCAACCGGTTGGCGGTGGCGGTGCGCGCCGGCGAGAAGTCCTGGGGGAGCCACTGACCCGGCCGCCGCCGCGTCGTTGCGCGTCGGGCGCCCGGCTGTATCATGCAACGAGGCTAACGGCACGCTCTCCGACCCAGCGAACGGAACACGCATGATCATCGCGGTCCTCAGCGACATCCACGCCAACCTCGAGGCGCTCGCCGCCGTCGTGGCCGACGCCCGCCGCGAAGGGGCCGGCCGTTTCGCCTGCCTCGGCGACGTCGTCGGCTACAACGCCGATCCGGTCGCCTGCGTCGATCTCGTGCGCGGGCTGCCCTGCCTGCCCTGCATCCGCGGCAACCACGACGAGATGGCCGCCGGCGACCGGCCCCTGCTGGGCATCAACCGCCAGGCCTTCGCCGCGATGACCTGGACCCGCCTCCAGCTCGACGAGGAACGCCGTGCCTGGCTCGGCGGCCTGCCGCTGCTCCACGAGGAGCCCGACGCCGCCTACGTCCACGCCTCCCTCCACGAACCGGCCGCCTGGCACTACGTGCACGACGCGCAGGAGGCCGCGGCCAGCTTCGCCGGCCAGTCGCCGCGCGTCTGCTTCATCGGCCACTCCCACCAGCCCGGCGGCTGGCGCGACGACGGCCACGGCGCGGCGCGGGGCCAGGGCGAGTCGTTCGAACTCGCCGCCGGCGAGCGCTGGCTGGTGAACGTCGGCAGCGTCGGCCAGCCCCGCGACCACGACCCCCGCGCCTCCTACGCCCTCTACGACGCCGACGGTGGCCGCGTGCACCTGCGCCGCGTCGCCTACGACATCGCGGCGGCCCAGGCCAAGATCCTGGCCGCCGGCCTGCCCGAACAGCTCGCCAAACGACTCGGCTGACCGGAGTCAGCGCTTCAAGCGATCGCGGTACCGGTCGCGGAACTTCTCGAGCTTGGGATCGATGACGATGCGGCAGTAGGGCTGCGACCGGTTGTTGGCGTAGTAGTCCTGGTGGTCGACCTCGGCGGGGATGAAGGCGTCCAGCAGCCCGATGCGCGTCACGGGGGGACGCGGGTAGAGGCCGGCCGCCGCGACCTCGCCCTTGACCCGCTCCGCCGTGCGCAGCTGGTCCTCGTCGTGGGCGAAGATCGCCGAGCGGTACTGCGGGCCCGTGTCGGCGCCCTGCCGGTCGGGGGTCGTGGGATCGTGGATCGTGAAGAAGACGGCCAGCAGTTCGGCGTAGGAGATGACCGCCGGGTCGAAGGACACCTGCACGACTTCGGCGTGGCCGGTGGTCCCGGTGCAGACTTCCCTGTAGGTCACGGGACCCGGGCCGCCGCCGGCGTAGCCGGAGACCACGCGGCTCACGCCCGCCAGTTCCTGGAACACGGCTTCGAGGCACCAGAAGCAGCCTCCGGCGAGGGTGGCGGTCTCGGTGCGCGGCGGGGCAACGGCGTCGGTCACGGCGGGACTCCTTGCGGGGATGAGGACCAGCGCGGCCGCGAGAGCGGCGGCAACGGCGTTTCGAGCTAACATGACGACTCCTCGTGATAGGGGCGAGGCACAGGATAATCACGGGCACGCCGGAGCCGCGACTGGCCCGCCCCTTGCAAACCGGTGGGATACCAGCCACCCGAGCCCGGAGCGACCGGACATGACGCAGGAGACCGGAGAGCTGACGACCGTCAGGGATCTGTTCCTGAACCGCGAACTGAGCCTACTGGAGTTCCAGCAGCGGGTGCTCGAGGAGGCCCGCGACCCGTCCAATCCCCTGCTGGAGCGCGTCAAGTTCCTGGCCATCCTGGGGTCGAATCTCGACGAGTTCTTCATGGTCCGGGCGGGCGGGCTGAGCATGCAGCAGCAGTCCGGGGTCGTGGATCTGTCGCTGGACGGGCTGACCCCGGCCACCCAGCTGGCGGCCATCCGCAAGCGGGCCTTCCAGCTCATGACCGAGGCCACCCGCCACCTGCACGAGGAACTGCTCCCCGAGCTGAAGCGGGCCGGCGTCCACATCCTCGACTACGCGGACCTCAACGAGAAGCAGCGCGGCCAGGTCGAGCGCTACTTCCAGCAGATCGTCTTCCCGGTGCTCACGCCCCTGGCCCACGACCCCGGCCATCCCTTCCCCCACATCTCCAACCTCAGCCTGAACATGGCCGTCATGGTGCGCAACCTCGACGGTGAGGTGCGCTTCGCCCGCGTGAAGGTGCCGGCCACGCTGCCGCGGCTGGTGCCCATCAAACGTTCCTCGGGCGGTTTGAAGCGTGACTGGACCGAGCCCCGCAACCACTACTTCGTGTGGATCGAACAGGTGATCGCCGCCCACCTGGGCGAGCTCTTCCACGGCATGGAGCTGCAGGAGGCCCACCCCTTCCGGGTGACCCGCAACGCGGACTTCGAGATCCAGGAGCTGGAGGCCAGCGATCTGCTGGAGACGATGGCCGCCAGCGTCAAGGAGCGGCAGTTCGGCGACGCGGTGCGCCTGGACGTCTCTCCGGAGATGCCGGCGGAGATCCGCGGCATCCTGACGCGCAACCTCGGGCTCGTGGATCGCGACGTCTACGTCCTGCCGCGCCCCCTCGGCCTGGCCGGCCTCGCTCAGGTCTACGACGTGGACCGCTACGACCTCAAGTTCCCCGCCTACACGCCGAGCGTGCCGGCGCCGCTGCGCGCCGATACGCGCGAGGGCGACATCTTCGCCGCGATCCGCCAGGGCGACCTGATGGTGCACCACCCCTACGACTCGTTCGAGCCCGTGGTGGAGTTCCTGGAAGCGGCCGCCCGCGACCCCCGGGTCATGGCCATCAAGCAGACGCTCTACCGCGTGGGGCGCGACTCGCCGGTGGTCAAGGCCCTGCTGAGGGCCCGCCGCGACCACCACAAGCAGGTGGCGGTGCTGGTGGAGCTGAAGGCCAGATTCGACGAGGACAGCAACATCGGCTGGGCGCGGATGCTCGAGCACGAGGGCGTTCACGTGACGTACGGCCTGCTGGGCCTCAAGACGCACTGCAAGGTGCTGCTGGTCGTGCGGCAGGAGGGCGACGACATCCGGCGCTACGTCCATCTGGGCACCGGCAACTACAACCACGCGACGGCCCGCGCCTACGAGGACCTCGGGATGTTCACCTGCGATCCCGAGATCGGCGCCGACGCCACCGACCTCTTCAACTACCTGACCGGCTACTCGGCGCAGAAGAACTACCGCCGGCTGATCGTGGCGCCGGTCAACATGCGCGAGCGCCTCGAGGAACTGCTGCGGCGCGAGATCGCCCACGCCCGCGCCGGCGCGAAGGCGCGGCTGGTGCTGAAGATGAACTCGCTGGTCGACCGCCGGATCATCCTGCTGCTCTACGAGGCTTCACGGGAGGGCGTGCAGATCGATCTGATCGTGCGCGGCGTCTGCAGCCTGCGGCCGGGCGTCGCCGGGCTGAGCGAGAACATCCGCGTCACGAGCATCGTCGGGCGCTTCCTCGAGCACAGCCGGATCTTCTTCTTCCGCAACGGCGGCGACGAGGAGATCTACGCGGGCAGCGCCGACCTCATGACCCGCAACATCGACCGGCGCGTGGAGGTGCTGTTCCCGGTGACCAGCCCGGCGCTGCGGCGCTACCTGCGCGACGACGTGCTCGGCGTCTACCTCGCCGACGACGTCTCCAGCCGCACCATGCTGCCCGGCGGCGGCTACACGCGCAACCGTCCCGCCGAGGGCGAGGAGCCGGTGCAGGTCCAGCGCCGCCTGCTGGAGAGCCGCGGCGGTCTCTGGCGCCGCTGATCCGGCATCAGAGCGGCAGATCCCGGTCCGCCAGGCCCAGGCAGGTCCCCACCGACCGCGCCGCGTGGAGCCAGGGATGCCCGGGCGGCACGGTCTTCTTGCGGCCGGCGACCTGGTCCAGGGGCACCGGCACGATCTCGCTCCCCCGCACCGCCGTCATCACGTTCACGACCCCTTCGGCCAGCAGGTCGGCGGCCTTCACGCCCAGGCGCGTGCACAGCAGGCGGTCGGTCGGGGTCGGCCCGCCGCCGCGCTGGACGTGGCCCAGCGCGGTGACGCGCGCGTCGGTCCCGGTCAGCATCTGGAGCTTGCGCGCGAGGCTGGTGGCCAGGGACTCGTGCACCAGGCGGCGGCCGTGCAGGTCGTCGTCCGCCTCGGGCGCGGCCGCTACCTTCGGCGCCCCGTTCTTGCGCGCCAGGCGCGCCGCGGCGTCCTGCTCGCGCGTGAGAGCCCCCTCGGCCACGACGATGATGGAGAAGCGCTTGCCGAAGCGGCGCTGCCGCTCCAGCAGGTAGTCCTTCACCACGTGCAGGTCGTAGGGGATCTCCGGGATGAGGATGACGTCGGCGCCGGCGGCCAGGCCAGCGCCGAGCGCCAGCCAGCCGGCGCTGTTGCCCATGACCTCCACCACGATGATGCGGTCGTGGCTGGTCGCGGTGGTGTGCAGACGGTCGATGGCCTCGGCGGCGATCGTCATGGCCGTGTCGAAGCCGAAGCTGACATCGGTGCCGAACACGTCGTTGTCGATGGTCTTGGGCAGCGTCAGCACGTCCAGGCCGCCGGCGCGCTGCAGGTGGTGGGCGTTCTTCTGGGTGCCGTTGCCGCCCAGGCAGACCAGGCACTCGATGCCGTGGCTGCGGGCGTTGGCCACCGCGACGGCGGTCATGTCCAGGACCTGGTCGCCCATCAGCATCTTGTTGGGCTTGTCGCGGCTGGTGCCGAGGATCGTGCCGCCGAGGGTCAGGACGTTGCTCAAGGACTGGGTATCGAGGCGCTGCACGCGGTTCTCCACGAGCCCGCGGAAGCCGTCGCGGACCCCGATCACCTCCATGCCGTAGCGCTGGATGGCGGCCTTGGTGATGCCGCGGATGGCGGCGTTGAGGCCGGGGCAGTCGCCGCCCGAGGTGAGGATGCCGAGGCAGCGGATCTGCGGGGGATTCCCGTTCATGTCGCGTCCCGTCCGGTCTGGGAAAGGCGGCGGCCGCCACCGGTCGTGGCGGCCGTCGGGCACATCATAGGAAGTTCGCGGGCGCGGGCAAGCGCCCTTTACCGGGCCAGCTTCGTGGCCAGCGCGACACCCTCTTCCACCGTGGCGATCCGGCCCGCGAGCTGCGCCTCGTAGCATTCGTCGAGGAGCGTCTTGAACCCCGGGCCGGGCGCGAGCCCGAGCCCGATCAGGTGGCGGCCGAGGACCAGCGGCTGCGGTGGCGCGTCGCGAACGTCCAGGGCCGCGGCGCGTTCCAGCAGCCAGTCGCCGGCCGGGAAGCCCGGTCCGGCGCCGTCGCCGCGGCCGAGGCGGTCGGCCCGGGCGACGCGCACCAGGCGGTCGATCCGGCCCACGCGGTGCGCGAGTCGTCGGATCGCGGCGTCGCCCGCCGCGGCGCGGTGCAGCTCGTAGGGACGGGAGTGCTCGCGCACCAGCGGCACGACCTGCTCGACGAGGTCGCGTTGCGGCGTCAGCCGCGCCAGCAAGGCGCGCGCGGGCGCCTCCCCGGCCTCGAGGTGCCCCGGCGAGCGCAGGCGCCCGTCGGCGAAGCGGGTCGTGGCCGGCTTGCCCAGGTCGTGGCAGAGCACGGCCAGCCCGACGATGAGGTCCTCGCGCTCGTCGCCCGTGCGCTCGGCAGCGAACGCGTCCAGGCAGAGTCCGGTGTGGATCCAGGCGTCCCCCTCGGGGTGCCACTCGGGATCCTGCGCGCAGCCGACGAGGGCCGCGAGTTCCGGGAAGTGGTCGAGCCAGCCGGTGTCGCGCAGGAACGCGAGGCCCAGGGACGGGCGCGCGCCCAGCAGCAGGAGCTTCCGCCACTCCTCGAAGATCCGCTCGCGGGCCAACCCCTCGGGATCCAGGCCGCGGCAGGCGGTCACGGTCTCCGGATCGGCGGTCAGCTCGAAACGCGCGACGAGCTGCATGCCGCGCAGCACGCGCAGCGGGTCCTCCGCGAAGCGCTCCGAGACCCGGCGCAGGACGCGCCGCTCCAGGTCGCCGCGGCCGCCCACCGGGTCGACGACCTCGCCGGTCAGCGGGTCGTAGGCGATGGCGTTGAGCGTGAAGTCGCGCCGCAGCGCGGCCTCCCGCGGCGTCAGGTCCGGATCGGACTGCACGAGGAACCCGCGGTGGCCCAGCCCCGCCTTCGACTCGCGGCGCGGCAGCGAGACGTCGACCGGCGCGCCGCGCAGCTTCAGCACGCCGAAGGCGCGGCCCGTGCGGTCCAGGTCGTGGCGCGACGACAGCAGCGATTCGAGCCGCTCGGGCTCCACCCCGTAGACCTCGAGGTCGTGGTCCACGGGCGCGCGCTCCAGCAGCGCGTCGCGGACGCAGCCGCCCACCAGCAGGGCGCGGCCGCCCTCGTCGCGCACGGCGCGGCAGACGTCCAGCACGACGTCGCGCACGCCATCATCGACCGGCTGCCAGCGCATGAACGTGTTCCTCCCTCGCGCCATCATCACCGCAACGGCGGCGGCTGGCAACAGCGCACGGCCGGAAAAGAACGAGGAGGGAAAAGACGAGGGCGGCCGCGCGGCCGCCCCCGTCCCGGACCCCCTCGATAGACCGAGGTCAGTACATCGCCTTGACGCTGCCCCACGCCGCGGTCGTCGCGGGGACGGCGCCGCAGTTCTGGATGATCGTCGCGGTGCCGCGCTCGGACGCGACGTACCAGTCGCCGTCGCCGGCGAACTGGTAGCGGTAGGTGTAGTGGTAGGCGCCCGCGGGCAGGTAGGTGGTCATCCACACCACGTACTCGTCGTTGTTGCCCACGTCCACGTTGTAGACGGCGGGCAGCCACAGCCAGCTGGCGTCCGGGGTCGAACCGACGGGGCCGAAGCCCAGCTCGGCGGTGATGCCCGCGCCTTGGCCCGGGGAATCGGTCACGCCGGACTTCCACACCTGGCCGAAGAACCCGGTGCCGGTGCAGGCCGGGTCGGTGGCCTCGAAGGGCCACTGCAGGTTGCCCCAGCCGATCGAGGAGGCGGAGGCGGCACCGGCGGCACCGACGAGCGCGATCACCATCAGGCCCATCGTTAACTTTTTGAACATCGTGTCCCCCATTCGGTGCGGGTATGTCGGAGTCTTAGCGGGCTGGTCCCGATGACCGCGGCTCGAACTCTGATACCAATTACAACATATTTTCATGAAACAGTCAAGAAACAAGCCTATTGTGCGAATAATTGCTATTTTAGACACCAGGAGACGTTTGGGTGGGCGACCGGCCATGGCCTATAATGGCAACCACTTCTGCCCCGGGAGGACCCCGTGCCCGCTCGTCGCCGTCCCTCGCGCCCCCGATCGTCGCCCGCCCGGTTCGCCGGTTGCCTGCTCCTGCTGCTGGGGCTTTCCCCGCTCGCCGCCCGGGCAGCCCCCGAGCCGCTGGCCGAATCGCTCGGGGCCGGCATCGTCCGCTTCCATGCCGACGCGGCGGCCCGCGACGCGGCCGCCCCCTCCCTGTCGATGATCGCGGTCCGGCCGTCGCCGGACGCCGCGCCGACGGTGCGCCCGGAGTTCTACCGCGTCGAAGGCCGCGCCGCCGCGCGCATCGCGATCCCCGCCGGCACCGATCTCTACGGCACCGGCGAGGTCTTCGGCCCCCTGCGCCGCAACGGGACCCGCACGGTCTGCTGGAACCACGACGCCTACGCCTACGGCGGCGACACGCCGCACCTGTACCAGTCGCACCCCTGGGTGCTGGCGGTGCGGCCGGACGGCACCGCCTTCGGCGTGCTGGCCGACACGAGCTGGCGCACGCTGATCGACCTGACGTCGGGCATCCTGTTCGTGGCCAACGGCCCGCGCTTCCCCGTGGTGGTCGTCGACCGCGAGTCGCCGCAGGCGGTGCTGCGCGGCCTGGCCGAGCTGTGCGGCACCATGGACCTGCCGCCCCTGTGGTCCCTGGGCTACCACCAGTGCCGCTACTCGTACACGCCCGACGACCGCGTGCGCGAGATCGCCCACGAATTCCGCGCGCGCGATCTCCCCTGCGACGTCGTCTGGCTGGACATCGACTACCTGGACGGCAACCGCTCCTTCACCTTCGACCCCGTCGCCTTCCCCGACCCCGCCCGGCTCGACGCCGACCTCGACGCCCTGGGCTTCCGCACCATCGCGATCATCGACCCGGGCATCAAGCGCGAGCAGGGCTACGCCGTCTTCGACTCGGGCGAGACGGTGGACGCCTGGGTCCGCACCTACGACGGCGCGCCGTACGTCGGCCGCGTCTGGCCCGGCGACTGCGTCTGGCCCGACTTCACCAACCGCCGTGTGCGCGCCTGGTGGGGCGGCCTGTACGCGGACTTCCTCGCGACGGGGATCGACGGCGTCTGGAACGACATGAACGAGCCCGCGGTCTTCAACGTGGACAGCAAGACCATGCCCGAGGACAACCTCCACCGCGCCGACGAGGATCTCGGCGGGACCGGTCCGCACGCCCGCTACCACAACGTCTACGGCATGCTCATGGCCCGCGCCACGCGCGAGGGCATGCTGGCCGCGCGCCCCGACCGGCGGCCCTTCGTGCTGACGCGCGCCAACTTCCT is part of the bacterium genome and harbors:
- a CDS encoding DUF4397 domain-containing protein; the protein is MMNDKSLKTLLAVMAALTMGLGLTGCSDDDNPNDPGLGDGAKLRVVHASPDAPAVDVYAEGVATPLIAGLDYTETSAYLDLDPGTYNIQLRAAGAAPTSEPAYETGALTVPADAVITAVAVGLLGSTAGADAFRVLPLVEDFAAPGAGQAVVRIVHGAADAPTVAIDVGNDGTPEITGFARFAETGPAGVALPAGSPLAVGIWAGSPLARVTAFTTPALPEAEIFLIATGLLGSSASAQDGFGLLAVGPAGTVGLIRQNPVVFVLHASPDAPAVDVFVGGTETELVDGLSFGELSPPVQVPPASYSLDVKVAAGGALAATVATPALVAGERYLAVASGFVAAEGIEFTLLAYADDFGSAGDPLVRVVHASPDAPAVDVGVWNGATLTPVGAFTDLAFGEASAPAGTALPAAAFTIGVAATGTGTPAATFDLAPTAGLRAFAVAGGSLAGTGESFRLLLVVASSYPWQVLEVLPNP
- the corA gene encoding magnesium/cobalt transporter CorA, whose product is MSRLTQRRPTKAAQPPGTVEYVGKHKVENVGITVLDYGPASCRESTPGTLAELLPHRDSESVTWIDIDGLHDTALLQGLGAHYGFHPLVLEDVVNTHQRPKLEDYGDYLYIVVRMLSYDAEKRELGSDQVSLLLGKRYVFSLQESWGDVFDPVRERIRNGKGRIRGHGPDYLAYALLDAVVDNYFVILEQLGEEIEELETLLVENPRPEQQQAVHQLKREMILLRKSVWPLREVLSGLERTESELLQTETRVFVRDVYDHAVQVIDVVESFRDMLSGLQDLYLSSISNKMNEVMKVLTIIGTIFIPITFLAGVYGMNFTHFPELNWKWGYAGFWAVSLAVGGVMLSFFRRRKWL
- a CDS encoding DUF1684 domain-containing protein, which gives rise to MKIRTAPSTTALMLALATAGCGGREAPVDPAHLAEVESRHAARIERLRDEAGWLTLVGLHPLRDGVNTVGSAEDAGARLPATAPARLGVVTADAAGFAFAADPDLDPGARVYQLVDGDTVAVTSVAMAPDVPGPPTVLRTGSLLFQVIVRGGRGFLRVKDRESEVRRGFTGIERYPVGGRWRVTARLEPHDPPRGVMVPDVLGNLEESPSPGTLVFELEGRECRLTPMGGPGEELFIVFADATSGDETYGGGRFLSADPPRPDGTVVLDFNLATNPPCAFTPYATCPLPPQGNRLAVAVRAGEKSWGSH
- a CDS encoding metallophosphoesterase family protein, which produces MIIAVLSDIHANLEALAAVVADARREGAGRFACLGDVVGYNADPVACVDLVRGLPCLPCIRGNHDEMAAGDRPLLGINRQAFAAMTWTRLQLDEERRAWLGGLPLLHEEPDAAYVHASLHEPAAWHYVHDAQEAAASFAGQSPRVCFIGHSHQPGGWRDDGHGAARGQGESFELAAGERWLVNVGSVGQPRDHDPRASYALYDADGGRVHLRRVAYDIAAAQAKILAAGLPEQLAKRLG
- the msrA gene encoding peptide-methionine (S)-S-oxide reductase MsrA — translated: MTDAVAPPRTETATLAGGCFWCLEAVFQELAGVSRVVSGYAGGGPGPVTYREVCTGTTGHAEVVQVSFDPAVISYAELLAVFFTIHDPTTPDRQGADTGPQYRSAIFAHDEDQLRTAERVKGEVAAAGLYPRPPVTRIGLLDAFIPAEVDHQDYYANNRSQPYCRIVIDPKLEKFRDRYRDRLKR
- the ppk1 gene encoding polyphosphate kinase 1; this encodes MTQETGELTTVRDLFLNRELSLLEFQQRVLEEARDPSNPLLERVKFLAILGSNLDEFFMVRAGGLSMQQQSGVVDLSLDGLTPATQLAAIRKRAFQLMTEATRHLHEELLPELKRAGVHILDYADLNEKQRGQVERYFQQIVFPVLTPLAHDPGHPFPHISNLSLNMAVMVRNLDGEVRFARVKVPATLPRLVPIKRSSGGLKRDWTEPRNHYFVWIEQVIAAHLGELFHGMELQEAHPFRVTRNADFEIQELEASDLLETMAASVKERQFGDAVRLDVSPEMPAEIRGILTRNLGLVDRDVYVLPRPLGLAGLAQVYDVDRYDLKFPAYTPSVPAPLRADTREGDIFAAIRQGDLMVHHPYDSFEPVVEFLEAAARDPRVMAIKQTLYRVGRDSPVVKALLRARRDHHKQVAVLVELKARFDEDSNIGWARMLEHEGVHVTYGLLGLKTHCKVLLVVRQEGDDIRRYVHLGTGNYNHATARAYEDLGMFTCDPEIGADATDLFNYLTGYSAQKNYRRLIVAPVNMRERLEELLRREIAHARAGAKARLVLKMNSLVDRRIILLLYEASREGVQIDLIVRGVCSLRPGVAGLSENIRVTSIVGRFLEHSRIFFFRNGGDEEIYAGSADLMTRNIDRRVEVLFPVTSPALRRYLRDDVLGVYLADDVSSRTMLPGGGYTRNRPAEGEEPVQVQRRLLESRGGLWRR
- a CDS encoding ATP-dependent 6-phosphofructokinase, with protein sequence MNGNPPQIRCLGILTSGGDCPGLNAAIRGITKAAIQRYGMEVIGVRDGFRGLVENRVQRLDTQSLSNVLTLGGTILGTSRDKPNKMLMGDQVLDMTAVAVANARSHGIECLVCLGGNGTQKNAHHLQRAGGLDVLTLPKTIDNDVFGTDVSFGFDTAMTIAAEAIDRLHTTATSHDRIIVVEVMGNSAGWLALGAGLAAGADVILIPEIPYDLHVVKDYLLERQRRFGKRFSIIVVAEGALTREQDAAARLARKNGAPKVAAAPEADDDLHGRRLVHESLATSLARKLQMLTGTDARVTALGHVQRGGGPTPTDRLLCTRLGVKAADLLAEGVVNVMTAVRGSEIVPVPLDQVAGRKKTVPPGHPWLHAARSVGTCLGLADRDLPL
- a CDS encoding HD domain-containing protein, coding for MRWQPVDDGVRDVVLDVCRAVRDEGGRALLVGGCVRDALLERAPVDHDLEVYGVEPERLESLLSSRHDLDRTGRAFGVLKLRGAPVDVSLPRRESKAGLGHRGFLVQSDPDLTPREAALRRDFTLNAIAYDPLTGEVVDPVGGRGDLERRVLRRVSERFAEDPLRVLRGMQLVARFELTADPETVTACRGLDPEGLARERIFEEWRKLLLLGARPSLGLAFLRDTGWLDHFPELAALVGCAQDPEWHPEGDAWIHTGLCLDAFAAERTGDEREDLIVGLAVLCHDLGKPATTRFADGRLRSPGHLEAGEAPARALLARLTPQRDLVEQVVPLVREHSRPYELHRAAAGDAAIRRLAHRVGRIDRLVRVARADRLGRGDGAGPGFPAGDWLLERAAALDVRDAPPQPLVLGRHLIGLGLAPGPGFKTLLDECYEAQLAGRIATVEEGVALATKLAR